The Actinomycetes bacterium genome contains the following window.
CAGGTCGGCGGCAGCCAGCCGTCCGGTCAGCAGCCGCTCGGCCGTGCCCTGATCCAGGGCCAGCCGGTCGTGGTGGGCTCGCAGTAGTCGTCGCATCACGCTGGCAAGAGCGTCGCCATCGATCAGGGTGTTACACCCTGGGACGTGCGCCGCGGCCCTGCCTCGCTGCCGCCGGCCACGCGTCGAGCATGCCGGCGTGCCGCGCCGGTCGCTGCGCACAGGCGTGTAACGCGCCGGGGGGCTGCGGCGCTTCTTGGAGCTGAGTCGTGTCGGCGGCTGCAGGCTGTCCTGGTGTCCTACCAGGCGGCTTGACCCCCCGGTTGCTCCCCGACCGGCACGCTCCCCAGCCAACCCAAAAGCTTGCTCCTCCGGCCATGGAAAGAGTCCCACCATGCCGAGCACGGCGCGTTCGGCCCTGCCCGAACCCGACCTTGGCGGCGCCCATGCGCGGCAAGGCCGCCGCCGTGCCGCGCGGTCGGGACCCGATGTTGCCGCGACCCACCAGGGCCTGTGCCGCGCCTGGCTCCCCGGCCGCGGCCACCCCCCAGGCAACCACACCGACGCGGCCGCGTGCTGTGCCCTGACCGCCGGAGGCGGCCCCGACCAGGGCGCAGCCTGTGGCCAGGCGCTGCTTGTGGACACCCCGGCTCGGGAGGCAGGGACGGGTGGCGGCCCGCCGACCCCGACCAGCCCGCCGACCCGCGCACCTGCGTGGTGGGGCAGGGCTGCGCGAGCGCCCTGTGGGGAGGGAGGCCCCACCCTGCCCCACCAACCCCAACAGCAGCGCTGATGCTCCAAGCTGCCAACTCGCCGCCAGGAGCAGCACGACCCTGGGCCTTGGGGCAGGACCAGCCCCAAGGCCCAGGACCCACGCTTCGGACAGGCCGCGGCGCCCGGTGCACTGGGCCCCAGGCGTGCCGTCGTGCCGCCGCGCATCGTGGCTTTGGTGGGCACGCGGAGGTGCCATGATCGGCTCGTCGTTCCCGGCGCTGCTGTCGGCCGCCCAGCGTGGGGACGAGCAGGCATTCGCCATGCTGTGGCGGGACCTGCAGCCGGCGCTGCTGCGCTACCTGCGCGTGGCAAGCCCGACCGCGGCCGACGATCTCGCCGCCGAGACCTGGATGTCGGTGATCCGCGGCCTGGCCCGCTTCCAAGGCGACGAGCAGCACTTCCGGGCGTGGGTGTTCACCGCGGCCCGCCACCGGGCCATCGACTGGCAGCGCCAAGCGGCCCGCCGGCCGACCGCGTCCCTCCCGGTTGCGCTGCTGGCCGAGCGGCCGGCGCCGGATGATCCGGCGGCCGCGGTGCTGGAGGCCCAGTCAACACGTGCGGCGCTTGCCCTGCTGGCCGAGCTGCCCGTCGACCAGGCCGAGGTGGTGGCCCTACGGGTGCTCGGCGGCCTGGGCGTCGCCGAGGTGGCCAGGATCGTCGGGAAACGCCCGGGGGCGGTGCGGGTGCTGGCCCACCGGGGGCTGCGGCGGCTGGCGACGCGGCTGGAGGCGGCCGCGTTGGCACGGGGGTAACGCCACGAGCGACGACGACGCTCTTGTCGCCGACATGCACCGATTGCTTGGGTTCCTTGGGGCCGCGTCGCCGGCCTTGGACGAGGACACGGTCGACCGGCTGCTGACCAGTCGGCCGTACACTGCCAACGCCCCACCCGGCTATGCCGGGCTGGCCAAGCTACTGGCCGCGGCGACCGCCCCGCCGAGCCCGCAGGAGCTGGCCTGGGAGCACGTAGCGCTGGCCGAGTTCGCAGCCACGGTGCGGCCGCATCCCCCACCCCCATCTCCCGGAGGGCGAACGTGCTCAGTAAGCTGGCAAGTGTCAAGGCGGTCGCCGTGGTGCTGGCGGCGGTGCTGTCGGTCGGCGGGGTGGCCGCCGCCGCAACCGGGCTGCTGCCCACGCCGGCTCAGTGGGTGGCCGGCCAGGCGCCGTCCACCTCGGCTGCCGGCCAAGCCGGCCAGGGCGTGGGCGACGCCGCGGTCGCCGAGCTTGGTGTGGCGGCCAAGCAGGGGCTGTGCCGGGCCTGGCAGGCCGGGCAGGGTGCCGACAACGGCCGCCGGGCGGACTCGCCGGCGTTCCGGGCGCTGGCGGCAGCGGCCGGGGGTGCCGACAACGGCCGCCGGAAGGATTCGGTGGCGTTCCGGGCGCTGGCGGCAGCGGCAGGCGGGGCCGACAAGGTTGCTGCCTTCTGCCAGGCCACCACGCCAGGCGGCGCAAGTGCCCACGGGCAGGGGCAGGGCTCGTCGCCGACCAGCGTCGCCCCACCTTCGACCACGGTCTCACCTCCAAGCAGCGGCCCGCCGCCAAGCACCGGCCTGGGAGGGCACGGGCGTGGCGCACCCCCAACGACCACCGGCTAAGGTACCCGTGGGCTGCCGCACCGAAGTGGCCTCCCCCTGCGCTTTCAGTGCGGCACGACAGCTGGGCCCGGAGCGCATCATCGCCTCCGGGCCCGGCCAGCCTCCAAGACCGCGATCGCATCGGTGCCGGGTGCACCTGGGAGGCGACAATGGCCGATACGGCTGAGACCAACCGGCGCTCGGACGACGAGTCCGAGGGGACGGCCTTCACCGAGCTGGTCGACGCTCCAGTTGCGGCGTTGGGCCTGCCCAACAGCGCTGCGGACGCACTCGAGCAGGCGCTTGGCGTCAAGACCGTCCGCGACTTCGCGGAGAACAGGTATGTCCGCCGGGCGCAGGCAATCATGAACCTGGCGAAAACCAAGAAGTGACGCGCGTCTGTGACTTTCAGTCTGGTTTGGGATCGGATATGACTTGGCGGTTGGTGCGATAGGGCTCCCGCGGGGAGCTGCTGAAGGGAGTGGGCATGCGGGTTCGTGTGTTGCTCGGATCGGTTGTGGCCCTGCTGGTGGCGGCCGTGGTCTGGCAGCCGGCAGCGGGCGCGGCGCCGACCGGCGGGTACATCGTGGTTCTCAAAGGCTCGGTCGGCTCCGCCGCGGCCGTTGCCGCCGAGCAGGCACGGACCCGCGGTCTTGTGGTCGGGCACGTCTACAGCCACGCGCTCAAGGGCTACAGCGCCGTCATGTCCGCCGCGGACGCCCAGGCACTGCGGGCCGACCCGCGGGTCGCCTCCGTCAGCCAGGACCGGCTCGTCCACGTCGACGCCCAGGTGCTGCCGACCGGGATCGACCGGGTCGACGGGGAACTCTCCAGCACCGTGTCCGGGAACGGCGCGGGCAGCGTGAATGTCGACGTCGCCGTGATCGACACCGGCATCGACACCACCCACCCCGACCTCGACGTGGCGGGCGGGGTCAACTGCTCGACCGGGCGGAGCTTTAACGACGGCAACGGCCACGGCAGCCACGTCGCCGGCATCATCGCCGCCAAGGACAACGACATCGGCGTGGTCGGGGTCGCCCCGGGGGCGCGCCTGTGGGCGGTGCGGGTCCTCAACCCGGCCGGCTCGGGCAGCTTCGCCAGCGTCATCTGCGGGGTCGACTGGGTGACCGCCCACAGCGACGTGATCGAGGTCGCTAACATGAGCCTCGGCGGCGCCGGGACCGAGCCGGCCGGCTCCGGGTGCGCGACCGGCGACCCGTTGCACGACGCCATCTGCAACTCGGTGGCGGCCGGGGTGACCTACACGGTCGCCGCCGGCAACTCCGCCGACGATGCCGCCAACCACGTCCCCGCCGCCTATGACGAGGTCATCACCGTCTCGGCGCTGGCCGACTTCGACGGCGAGCCGGGTGGGCTGGCCGCCCCGACCTGCCGGGCCGACCAGGATGACACGTTGGCGGACTTCTCCAACTTCGGCGCGGACGTCGACCTGATCGCCCCGGGGGTGTGCATCCTGTCCACCTACAGGAAGGGCGGCTACGCGACCCTGAGCGGTACGTCGATGGCGAGCCCGCACGCGGGCGGGGCGGCCGCGCTGTACAAGGCCTCCCACCCGGCAGCCAGCCCCGCCGCGGTGAAGCGCGCCCTGCAGCAGGCCGGCAACCTTGGCTGGAACAACGTCGACGACCCGGATGGGGTCAAGGAAGTGCTCGTCAACGTGGACGCCTTCTAGCCTTCTAGGACCCCTCCACCAGTCAGTGGGCCGAGGACAGCCGGACGCGGCTGTCCTCGGCCGGTGAGCGGTGGTCGGCCGAAACGGCGGTGGCCTGCTGCGCGTTCCTTCAGCAGAGACGGTGCGCAGCGCAGGGCTGCGCCGCAAGGTCGCGACTGTGGTGGCCGAGGGTGCGGGTGGCGCCCTCCGCCATGGCGGGGGAAGGAGGCGTGGGGCCAGGTTCGGAGCCAGCCACGGTCACGTCCACAGCCCAGCCTCGTTGCGGGAGGATGCATGCGAGCAACCATGCGGACCACAATCCTTTTGGTGAGCCTGCTCGCCGCGCTGGTCGCCGCGCAGGCCTTGCCGGCCTCGGCGACCGACGGCGACACGCTGGTGTCGGTCGGCAGTCCTTCAAGTCCCTTCTCTCCGAACAAGCAGAACGAGCCGGCGGTCGCGGTTGACCAAGCCCACCCGAACATCCTCGCCGCTGGCGCCAACGACAACATCGACCTTGAGGCGTGCAACGCCGGGGACGACACCACCTGCCCGTTTACCCCCGGGGTGGGCACCTCCGGGATCGTCTTCTCGTTTGACGCCGGCGACCACTGGGTGCAGTCGACCTACTCGGGCTACAGCGCCCGAGTCGGCGTGGACGGCAGCTGCCTTGGCCAGGTCGGGCCCGACCCCGGCTGCGTGCCGCTCACCCCCGACCAGGGCGGGGAGATCGGCACCCTGCCGTGGTACTACGAGAACGGCGTGGTCTCCGACGGCGACCCGGCGCTGGCTTTTGGCCCCCGACCGGACGCGCAGGGCAGGTTCTCGTGGGCCAACGGGTCGCGGCTGTACTACGCCAACCTGACCGCCAACCTCTCCGCCAAGCGCAGCGAAGCCGGCTTCAAGGGCGTGGAGGCCATCGGTGTCTCCCGCACCGACGACCCGGTCGCGGCGGCGGCCGGCGGCCCGAGCGGCAAGGCGGCCTGGAGGCCGCCGGTGGTCATCACCGGCAGCGAGAGTGCAGCCGCGTTCGCCGACAAGGAGCAGATCTGGGCCGACAACGCCGCCTCCAGCCAGTTCTTCGGCCACGCCTACGTCTGCTTCGCCCGCTACGTCGGTGGGCCGAGCGCGGGGTCCAATGCCCACACCCTGGACGTGGCCAGGTCCACCGACGGCGGGGACAGCTGGTCCAAGGTTACCGTCGTCAACATCCCCGGCTCCTCCTCCGGAACGCCGTTCTTCCTGTTCAGTGGGGCCAGCGGCTGCACCATCCGCACCGACAGCACCGGGACCGTGCATGTGTTCTGGCTGGGCTGGGACCAGCAGCTCCAGCAGCAGGGCATCTACACGGCCCGCTCCTTCGACGGCGGCGCGACCTTCGAGCAGCCACGGCGGCTATTTGCAGCCGAGCACACAGGCATCCTGGATCCGGTGCTTGGCCGCACCACAATGGACGGCATCGCCGGCGCCAGAAGCGACCTGTCGGACGCGCCCAGCGTCGACATCGCCAACGGGGCGCCGACCGGGGCCGGCGGCAGCGACCAGCTCGTGCTCACCTGGGTGGACGGCCGCGACGGCCTGAACGACGAGCACGTCTTCTTCAGCGCCTCCACCGACGGGGGCGAGACCTGGACGGGCCTTCGCCGGGTGGAGGACGAGATCGGTCAGCCCTCCGACCGGGGCTACTACTCCGCGCCGGCGATCTCTCCCGATGGCGGCGATGTCTACCTGGTCTACAACGCCTTCATCGAGCCGTACAAGACCAGCACGATCGGACCTGACAATGACCGTCCGCTGCTCGGGGTGGTGGCCCATGCCGCCGTGGCTGTCGGCGGGACGGTCGGGGCCTTCGCCCAGTTGCATCGCAGCCCGCCGGGGGACGCGCGAGCGTCCAGCCAGAACGACCTGACCGCGGAGTTCTTGGGTGACTACGTGTACGCGGTGGCGACCAACGGCTACGGCGCGGCGGTCTGGAACGATGTGCGGCGCGCCGTTGACTGCCCAGCCATCGACGGCTGGCGGATGTCCTTGCGTACCGGGGACTCGGTGGCCAGGCCAGCCCCCCAGCAGGACTGCCCCGCCGGGTTCGGCAACTCCGACATCGTCGGCGGCTCCTACGCCGACCCAACCACACCCTGACGTCTACCGGGTCAAGACGATCAAGAGATGGTAGGTCCGACCTGGCCGTGGAGGTGGACGCCGGCGCCTGGTTGGGCCTGGACGGTGAGGGTCCCGCCGATGGCGTCCAGCCGGTCGCGCATGTTGGTAAACCCGTGGCCGGCCAGGATGGCGGCGGGTTGGCAGCCGACACCGGTGTCGGCCACGTCGAACGACAGCCCGTCTGTCGACGACGAGGAGATGGTCGCGGAGGCGCTCCGCAACACCGGGGCCACCGTGATGGGCAGGCGGATGTTCAGCGGCGGAGCGGGCCCGTGGGCCGATGACCCGAACGCGGACGCCTGGTGGGGGGATGAGCCTCCCTTCCACCACCCGGTGTTCATCCTTACCCATCACGCGCGGGAGCCGGTGACCAAGCAGGGGGGGACCACGTTCACCTTCGTCGCCGACGGGATCGAAGCCGCGCTCGAGCAGGCGCAGGCGGCCGCAGGTGACAAGGACGTCGCGGTGGGAGGAGGCGCGAACGTCGTGCAGCAGTACCTGAGGGCGGGCCTCCTCGACGAGCTTCAGATCCACGTGGTCCCCGTGCTTCTCGGTGACGGGGTCCGGCTGTTCGAGAACCATCTCGGGGCCGGGCAGGTTGCGCTCGAGTGCACCAGGGTGATCGAGTCACCCACCGGCGTCACCCACCTTCGGTACCGGGTCGTGAAGTGAGCTCGCACGCGTGACCTGTTTCTGAGTTCGCGATAGAGATCCTGGGTCGACTAGCCAACATCGTCGGGCTCCTGGAGTGGAACGGGCTGAGGTTCGCCCTGTCAGCTCCCCCCGTCGACCTGCGCCTGGCCCGCTCGCGCGGTGGGGATCACCTCGCGCGCCAGGCGTTCGGCCTGCTCGTCCTTGCCGGGCCCGGCCGGGATGAGATTCAGGGCGGTGAAGCCGAGCTTGACGAACCCGAGCAGTTGCTCGGCGACGGCGCCCGGGGGTCCTGCCACCACAGACGGCTGTGCGTCGGCACGCTCGTCCACCCGATCAGGAGTCCACGCATGCGCGTTCCCTTCGCTTCGCCCAATGGTTCGGCTGCTCGGGCGCCTCGACCCGCAGCAGCCGGAACGTCAGCTCGACGGCGGGGCCGATCCCGAAGGCGAACAGCATCGTGCCGACGCCGGCCGCCCCGCCGAGGGCCCACCCGACGGCGAGCACGCTCGCCTCGATCAACGCCCGGACCAGACCGACCCGAAGCCGTGTCCGTGCCGCGATCGCCAGCATCAGCGAGTCCCGGGGCCCGGCGCCGAGGCCGGCGCCGATGTAG
Protein-coding sequences here:
- a CDS encoding S8 family serine peptidase, which produces MRVRVLLGSVVALLVAAVVWQPAAGAAPTGGYIVVLKGSVGSAAAVAAEQARTRGLVVGHVYSHALKGYSAVMSAADAQALRADPRVASVSQDRLVHVDAQVLPTGIDRVDGELSSTVSGNGAGSVNVDVAVIDTGIDTTHPDLDVAGGVNCSTGRSFNDGNGHGSHVAGIIAAKDNDIGVVGVAPGARLWAVRVLNPAGSGSFASVICGVDWVTAHSDVIEVANMSLGGAGTEPAGSGCATGDPLHDAICNSVAAGVTYTVAAGNSADDAANHVPAAYDEVITVSALADFDGEPGGLAAPTCRADQDDTLADFSNFGADVDLIAPGVCILSTYRKGGYATLSGTSMASPHAGGAAALYKASHPAASPAAVKRALQQAGNLGWNNVDDPDGVKEVLVNVDAF
- a CDS encoding RNA polymerase sigma factor encodes the protein MIGSSFPALLSAAQRGDEQAFAMLWRDLQPALLRYLRVASPTAADDLAAETWMSVIRGLARFQGDEQHFRAWVFTAARHRAIDWQRQAARRPTASLPVALLAERPAPDDPAAAVLEAQSTRAALALLAELPVDQAEVVALRVLGGLGVAEVARIVGKRPGAVRVLAHRGLRRLATRLEAAALARG
- a CDS encoding dihydrofolate reductase family protein, translated to MSATSNDSPSVDDEEMVAEALRNTGATVMGRRMFSGGAGPWADDPNADAWWGDEPPFHHPVFILTHHAREPVTKQGGTTFTFVADGIEAALEQAQAAAGDKDVAVGGGANVVQQYLRAGLLDELQIHVVPVLLGDGVRLFENHLGAGQVALECTRVIESPTGVTHLRYRVVK
- a CDS encoding sialidase family protein, which produces MRTTILLVSLLAALVAAQALPASATDGDTLVSVGSPSSPFSPNKQNEPAVAVDQAHPNILAAGANDNIDLEACNAGDDTTCPFTPGVGTSGIVFSFDAGDHWVQSTYSGYSARVGVDGSCLGQVGPDPGCVPLTPDQGGEIGTLPWYYENGVVSDGDPALAFGPRPDAQGRFSWANGSRLYYANLTANLSAKRSEAGFKGVEAIGVSRTDDPVAAAAGGPSGKAAWRPPVVITGSESAAAFADKEQIWADNAASSQFFGHAYVCFARYVGGPSAGSNAHTLDVARSTDGGDSWSKVTVVNIPGSSSGTPFFLFSGASGCTIRTDSTGTVHVFWLGWDQQLQQQGIYTARSFDGGATFEQPRRLFAAEHTGILDPVLGRTTMDGIAGARSDLSDAPSVDIANGAPTGAGGSDQLVLTWVDGRDGLNDEHVFFSASTDGGETWTGLRRVEDEIGQPSDRGYYSAPAISPDGGDVYLVYNAFIEPYKTSTIGPDNDRPLLGVVAHAAVAVGGTVGAFAQLHRSPPGDARASSQNDLTAEFLGDYVYAVATNGYGAAVWNDVRRAVDCPAIDGWRMSLRTGDSVARPAPQQDCPAGFGNSDIVGGSYADPTTP